One Nicotiana tabacum cultivar K326 chromosome 23, ASM71507v2, whole genome shotgun sequence genomic window, atagatatttaatggattttttaaataaaaatacagGGTCTccgcaaaagttactgggttcccgggaacccaaTAACTATACTCTACATCCGCCACTGTCTGAAATGCATAACTGTGTATCGCATCTCTGCATCGCTTTAAGCAAGAAGGAACATACCTAATAACACTTTTTGATAGATAGCATTTTAgaacaagattaagaaaagattACTACAGTTGACATGGCTGTAGATGCTATTTAAGGATGAGAAGGAATGTGGTGCCACTAGAAAAAGAGTTCATAAAGTGATAGATTTCCTTGATTTTGGATtgattaaaaagaaagaaagcaaatGATTTATGTATAAGTGACACTCCATTGACAGCATGCATATCACGAGCAGTGAAGAACTGAAGCATATTATCCAAACTTCCTAGTAATTACCTGTCTTACCATCACCAATTTCCAACAGGGGGTAAAGAATAAGAATACTTTCTTTTATGAGGGGGCAAAGAATAGTACTAACTTTCTCAATGAAGACACTTTTCTTTTAGTGAACTGCCATTCCAGAGAGTAATTTCTGTCAttgtgattttgtttttttatgaCCAAGAAATCCGTTTGGGGCCAACCCTTAGGACCAACCGCTGACTTCAAAACTTGGGAATAATGGACCTGCCCCTccacccttctccacttaaataccaggcttaCTTCGCATGGCACAAGGCTCAAACGTGTGACCTAAGTCACGAGTCCTTCAACCTTTGCCACTTGAACTAAGTCCCGGGGGGCTGTCATTGTGATAATTATCTGCACAATTCTTGAAAAGTTCCAAATATTTGCTATACAGAATGAAAATTGCAGATGTATCCCAAATTCGGACAGCGGAGACAGCATTAATACCAATTACAATCTTTCACCAGGATATACCAAGAAATTTCCAATTAGAAGATCAAATAACTCACATCATTCTTCACCAAATATAACAACATCTCTGTTCTTAATGCAAGggacaaaaaatatacaaaagtccCCTGATCTATGAATCTCCATTGCAAAGCTTCAATTTTAACAAGTTAGACACCACCAAGACGCTTCAACTAATTTAACTTTGAGTTCAAAAATATTAATCTCGATCTACAAATTCCAAAAAGGAAACAAAACTGTAACCGGATTCAAATTCAAAGCGAAACACAAAACGATCTATAAATtccaaaaagacaaaagaaaaaccaTGATTTTTTCGTCAAACACACAATGATGTTTAAGCTCCTAAAAAAACTGTAACCGGATTGAAATCAAAGTGAAACATAAAATGACATTTATAAGTTGCAAAAAGAAATAATTAACTGTGACTGGATTCAAATCAAAGCGAAACACAAAATGAtacttaaaattattttaaaaaacacGTAATCGGATTTAGATCAGAGTAAAACACACAATGATTTTTAAATTCCGAAAAAAAATGTAACTGGATTCAAATCAAAGTGAAACACAAAACGATCTATAAATTCCAAAACCCAAAATTTGCTGTAATCGAATTCAAATCGAAGTGAAATTTACCTGAACGGAAGCTTGAGGAACACGATTTTCAACCGAAGCGATCGCAGTAGCAGCAGCGTTTATAGTCTCCAGAGTACTATCCACTCCTCTCTGCTCTCCGTTCACTCCTCTCATCTTCTCCTCGCTTTGACACAACAAATCACCTCAATTCCTAAACTCCGACGACTCCTCAGCTCTATAACATCGCCGGACCTCACTTTTCCAATCGaaataccaaaaatatatatattctcagACAAAAAATCAAAGTAACCGAACAAATTTGTCTGCAAAATGTACACATATATATATCGTATATATTTAATATTTCATATGTATTATGTGTATGTATAGGCCATAGCTATGGTGGCTTTGGAGGTCAAACACGGCAATGACTTTAGCGTGATTTTTCTATAATTGGGAGCTATTATTATTAGTAAAAGGTAATTAAAAGGTTAATAAGTGATTGTGAAATGACGATAATGGGCTTCTTTGCAATTTAATAGAGGTAGGATGAATTGGGTGGTGTTTCACCTGAATTTTGCTAGCCACATTTAATGTATTTTCActtcttctttttatcttttttgctTTAAATTTTATTTAAGATTTTGGTTTTCATTCTTAAATGCTAGGAGTACTACTTATCATTGTTGAATATGGTTGGTTTCGTTTAAAAATACAGttgaatttgaaaaatatatattgataatttactttagaaaaaaaatattccTAATCTTTTGTTATTTTGTGAGGTATAATATAGCAAGAATAATATTTTATTACTATCAAATGATCTATTCTGGATTTTTAGTTTGCAAGTAATTAACGAATTGAGCACAAGATCGACTTCGGCCAGTTTTTTTATCAATCTTctgacatatatattttatatctcTGTATTTAAAATTTGACACCGCAAATAGAATTGGTTAATTTATTTAATTGAAATCAACTATGTCTTGAATAGATCTTGAAAGAAATAATCTATTTGAAATCGCACATGATACTTACActaaatttattaatttattataatAAGTATTGAATTAAAGTGTGACAAGTGACTAAGCATGTCATTAGGATTTGATGCAAACATTAGACAAGTCGTTCTTTAAATCCTTTCATCCTTACTTTaatacatgaaaaaaattaataactcagttcaaaatttgatttcttttgaaatAAATTAAATGCATGATAAAATAAATTCTACCTTATTCTTGAATTAGACAACCCATCATAATTTTTACATGAACTTAATTAATAATGACTTATCTCGACTTTCATGAGACTCACACTATATTAATAGTAAAGTTCAATTCAACCTAGAAAATATTAGACAataaaagataagaagaaaataaaatcattGATAGTGACAATTCAAGAATTAAAAGAAACTATTAAAAACAAACAAGTCTAGTCAATATTGGCATCAATGTGCTATAAAATATGCTATCTTGAATTTAAAGTATATATGCAATAAGAGTCAACCTAATATTGGACCATACTTCTCATGAGGGAACAAAAATTTTATTATGCTTAGGGGATTAGTATAATTATTGAGGGTAATTTGGTCTTATTAGGACTAcaacaaattattaatttatagATTAAGTAATAAAGTAGCTCATTTAAATTACCAAGGGAAACTTTTTGTTAGGCCAATGAGTGCGCACGTGTGCACATCCATTTTCTCGATGGCGTTATTATGCGCACCATCCTGGTTCTTTCCGGCGTAGGTTAGGCCCCACCCTTGAAAATTCTCGCTCGTTTACTCGCCCTCGCCCCCACTTGAACTAACGTGCACGCTTGGCTCATCGTTTTCTGCATTTTATAAAGTCGCTATTATTActtcttttactactacttgtttATCATAGGCATCGACGAAAAGTACTTGGAGTAAATTACACTTAGAGGATTAAGAATATCTTTTTTTAAAAGCGGgcataaaatatttgaaaaaatatttaatggAGACTGAAAtagcaataacaataacaatgacaataataacaAACTCAATATAATCTCATAAGTAAAGTACAGTGTATTAACAATCTTACtcttaatttataaaaataaaaatatctgtTTTTGTAGATCCTCGGCTCACAGAATGAGACCAAAATAGCCATTCTTGAAAATTGGAACAaggcttttgttttcttttctttaatttttgggCTCAATCCCCCTAAAAAGAAGCGAAGAGAAAAGAATAGGAAATTAAGAGAATAAATTTGAAAGACCTTCCTCTAAATTTGTCCTTGTAGCATTAATACAAAGATAAGAGATTATATTTTCGAGATAAAATATGTCttgtaatttttttgttttttggtattAGCAATCTCgatattttatattaatatttttgaaaaattattcCACGGAGACCGAAATAGTAATTCCTAACAAAATCTTGTTTCTCTCTTctcctttctttcatttcttcactcaaatCCCCCTAAAAAAAGCttagaaaaaattaaaataaattgtaaTAGTACGACATTACCTTTTTATAATTCTAAATGCGTTCTCACTTCAATTTTTGAAACTTTTGTGAAGTTAAAGtcctaattccatatttttaccCTGTATCGTTGACATTTCCTACTTTTCGAGTTATAaattttctttacattttttccATGCGAACAGAAGTCAGTTATGGTATTGTAGAAATTTTCTAAAACAACACTGTAGTCATTCAAAAAAATTCTATCGAATTTTCTCTTTGCAAATTTCATTTCTCTTTTTCATTATTTAGACTCACTCTTCAcatgtaaaataaaaaatatccagatgctattttttccttcttcttttttcaatttcatcTGCAGTCACAATCTCTCATCttaaaatatttagaataaaaaggaaaataaaaggcaAGTTCCTCCTTTTTAGATAGTGATGAATGATAATGACAACTTGGAGTAAAGAACCTTTTCAAAACTAATAGCCTTTTCCATCTTTTTAACAGATCTTTTCACTATGATTTTAGACAGGACTTAAAAAGATTTACGGCTACTTTTCGAGATCATTACAGCTTTCATTAGGAGCTATAGACTAAGCAGGCGCTTGGACATAAAAATTAGTAgtattatttttggaaaaaaaaatagtatttggagttaaggtgaaaaatggtatttgaaatttgaaattatgtttggacatgcatttcacttgaaaaaaattaCAATTTAGTAAGTGGGAAAAATGGTTTTtcggaaaattttgaaatttggtttttgaaaaactttttttcgaaatttttttaaaaactagcaaaatttcatgaacaaacacatttaaaaaaaaattatggacaAACAAGGCCTAAGAAAAATTTGCTTTCGGTATGGATAAGTTTTACTCTCTTTTTCACACACATATAAAATGACTGATTGTTTGGATGCATAAGAAAAAATAATCGGTGTCATAACTAATGCATGTTTACTTAACGATATTAAATAATGTGGAAATCTATGTATTATTGCGGAGATAGAATGTGAAATAAGAATGTGTATATTAACAATACGACAATTAAACTATTTTAAAGATGAAAATACCTCTTACGGTAGATAATTCATGTATAAAGATTTTATTATTAGTAACCACCACAATTTATGTATTATAGTCTTAGCTAATATGTGAACCAAAAGAGTTATGGATAATGCTTTGGAGATTAAATAAAAATTGCCTTATTCTTAATTCTCTAATGATGGAGAACAAACCATGAATTATGGTCCAAACCTACAAATTGCCCTAATCATAGAAGGATATCTCGTCCTATCATATAAAAGAGAAGTTAAATATGGCATCTTTTTAAGTCGATATCATTCTCTCATTCACAACTACACAAGGAAAATGAAAGCTATACTCATGTACTTCATCAAAAGAGTAAATTCCCTACCCtcttttttgctatttttccttTATTCGCTTGATTCCTTTAACCCGaatggaataacaacaacaataaaaagttCAGTATAATCTCATAGGGTGGGGtttggggagagtagtgtgtatgcAAACCTTATTCTTACCTTAAAaaaatagagaggttgttttcggaAAACTCTCGACTCaagaaaagataaaaggaagTCGTAGCAAGAAACAATATAATACTAGCACTACAATAAGACAACCGAAAATGGAGGAATAAGTCCAAGTAAAATTAAAAAGGACAGCTCCATACACAAAGTACTCCGTATTCATACAGAATCCGAAGAAGAGTCATATCTCAAGAGTATAATGTAGATAGTCTACGCTAATGCAAGTATCAGTGACCGGTTCTATGATAATATGTGCTTTATTTCCTCctaatcttcttttttttctctttctcttctcaTAAGCCAAGTGTCAGAAGCtagaggtactttagattattAAAGAAAACAACCAGgagatatttttaaaaagttggtGGGGAAGATGAGTATTTAGACCTGAATTTAGGCAAACTGATTATGACTAGCCATATTTATTTTATACAGACTCAGTAAACCATAAAAGTCAAGTTTGAAATCTaaccaaaatattatttgagcaaaGTTACTCGGTATTCATGATGGTAGAAGATAATACGTATTCGACGAATTAGTCGATATGTGAACAAGTTAATTAGACCACAACTCAAAGGTAGGTCTTCACAAAATTTAACAAACATATTCTCGAAAATCAAATTCTAAAAAGGTAATATAAACACAATTTCTTTCCCAAGGATAATGTATTTTAAAAGAGTTTCTAAATTTTAATTTCAAAGACTTGTTAAAATTCACAAATCCAGATACCACATGTCCTTACTTGTAACCAAAATACAAGTGTTAGGATCCTAGAATTTGTTTCCTAGTATGCCTACTATTTGCAGTTGCCGTCATTTTTGTAAACTGATACGAAACAGTTGAACTTTCTTGTCAAACAGTCAAACTGTTTGTGTCAAGAGGAGGAAACTCTTGTATCATTCTGCACATCACTAgatgtgattttctttctttttctttaaagaCAATTATGactttttcaaactttttaaaaaggCAAATCGAGATATTAATTTACACCCATTAAAAAATACTAGTCACCTTTAATTTTGAATCATATGAGTTTAATTAAAACTCAGTGTTCGTTTATCTTAATCCAAGCAAACTTCACATAGATTGAATGAAGCGGAATCCACCTTAACACAATACATTTTGACCGTAACAAATTTTAAACAAGCTAATTATCAGTtaattcaaaatttcaatttattttaaccctaaatttttctcttttttgctaACGGTGGTGCCTAGGTCAATTACATAGACTCAGATTATTTCATAGGTATGCAAGATTATATGCAAACATTGTTGACCTATTGACACAATTCAACTTGTGAATTTTGTCTTAAGTATATTTGTTTTCAAGAGTAACTTCTTTTTTACGACGGTGATGTCCGAGCCAATTCACTCGCACCTTACTATTTCACCGGTTACCCGCTACCTCCCAACAGCACAAGTACCGGGTAACTCTACCTACCAAGACTTAGACGGACGAAAaaaaatcacctagtattttgTTGTGATAGCTACAATTTGACATTTACTTTTTATTGTCTTCAAGGGTTATCAACTTATTATATATACAGTCAGACCCCTCTATAACAGCATTCTTATAtaaccattcactataaaagccataTTTTTCTAGGAACCAATTTTTATGGTACGGTATAATATATATCCTCTATCACAGCACTTCATTATAGCAGCCAAAAAATATCAGAACAAATAAAAGGCTGTTATAGAGAAGTTTGATTGTATAAGCATTGATTCTTAAGAATAGATATTTACACACATAAGGCAATCTAATGGAAGCTGCAAAGGAGAAGAAACTGATGCAAGAATGCAAGTATAAAACACATTTATTCACTAAGCACTGAATGTTAAACCAAGTCTGTGATCTGTTTCTAAATGTTTCTTGAAATCCTTAATCATTATAGCCTGTTCAGAATAACAAGAACAGTTCAGCTAACcggaaaatgaagaaaaacttAAGCTGCTAAGCTCTTGGATGCAATTTCGAACACGTTCTCTGAGAGACCCTCGGTAGACAAGATCATCTCCAATTGTTCCTGTAAAACACAAGCTTACTTCTTTAGTCCTTTGACTTCTATGCAAACACACACTCAAATGGAAGCTCCGCAGCAACTAAAGACATACTAATGTATGATGTTTGAGCAAGCCGATACTAACCTTAGCAAGACTTTGTCGTGTTTCATCATAACGCTTCCATCTAGAGAACGCTGATACCATTCGTGAAGCCACCTGCAATCCAGTAGAAAAAGGAATTTTAACGCTCTCTCAGACTACTGTAAAACCGTTGTTAGTTAAATTGCGGGATTGAAGTTAGGAAATCCCTCTAAGTTTTCTTCTCTAGTTTCTGCTGTATGCTACATTATTGTTCGTGTgttcaggggcggagctagagttTAGATTTGGGATTCATCCGAACACAATAGCTTTGGTCCAAACCctatatttgtcttaagaaatctattgaatatgtacaaattattaattaagAACACAGTAACTTAATAGATcccgaacccataaacttcaaattatGGCTCTACCTCTGCGTGTATTAACTGTTGTTCCAAAGAGACCAAAAACAATTGAATAGTATTTATGAGACCTGTGGATTTATCTTGTCAAGCTGCACCACTAGTTCCCCTAAGAACTTGTAGCCGGAGCCATCCTTGCAATGGAAGTTGACAGGCGACCCACAAAATCCTCCAATCAATGAGTAAACCTGCATTTGTCCAAAATAAAACATTACATCTTGTAACTGACATAAACTAGAAAACATCAAACTAGAAAAGCACATACCTTATTTGGATTACGCAGGTCAAAGGCGGTATGGTTTAGAAGTTTCTTGACATTCTCAACATTACCAGGCACGTCTGACATAGCTTGAAGCGCAAACCACTTGTTTACAACCTACGGAAAAAAGAGCGAGACAAAGATTTCTTCAAGCTTATCTTGTTCATATCACTACAATATCGCAAAGCATGCAATGTAATACCACTTGTTTAATTGAAACTAGAGATGAATAATTTAAGTTACAAGGAGGTTAATCAACAATTCGAAGGCAAGAACAGGGCCGGAGGACAATCAGTCCAACGCAAGAGAATTGCAGGTTTCCTTTTATGGGGCCCAAAGATGATATCAAGTCGAGGTGCAGGTATTAGACGCATAGAGATGTTACCAAGAAATCATCCTGCCACTTGTTGTAGAAATCAGCCAAAATCTCTTCTCGAATTGCAGGTTGCTGATCAATAGCCACCAAAGCTGAAAACTGATCTGTCATGTTTGTGGCATTGCTGTATTCATTCAATAGAAGTTCTGTAATTTCTGGGCCTTCAAGCGATCCAAGATAAGCTGTAGACAAAATAAGGACAGTGGATTTGCAATTTGTTATTTGTCAAATATGAAGTTCCGAAAAAACACTGTCGCTAGAGAGATAAGAAGAAACAAAACGAGAATACACATGAAACGGACCAAGAGCAATATTTTTAAGAGCACGTCGTGCCATATTGTTATGATCAAACTCATATGCGCCAGAACTCCTGTTGTTTTTAGTCTGCAAAGTAAGTTTCAggttatataattatttttttccattAAGAACTTTTCAAGTGAAATGAGAATCAGTATTCAGAAAAGTAACACTGGCATTACAGTGATAAGGAGGTCCTCTTTCAATTCAGAAGCCAGTTGCTTCCTGATGAAAGTCCGGACTGCATGAACAGCATCCGGGTCAGCAACTGTCATCATGTCCATGATTTCTCCTACACCTGGCAAAGTTATTGCCTTTGCAATGAATTCCTGAAAGGATACAGCAAAACCAATTAGTGAAACCTTTTTCTTCCGACATGAAACACACATTTTTACAAGAGGTGGGGCAAGCACCTTATCCAAGCTTGAGTCGGTGAGTATGCTTTTGATCCCCTGCACAAACTGAGGGTTAAGAACCAAAGCCTTATTCTGTTGGAAATCCGCTACCAAGCTGAGCATCAGCTTCCTTGCCAAGACTTGTCCCGCCTCCCAACTAAGGAACAAATAACATTAGTCTTTGATTATTTCAAATTTGTGATTAGCTAAAAGATATCGGACGAGAGATCAAGAAAATACAAACCGGTTAAACTCATCAGAATCATGAGCAAGAAGGAAAAGCAGATCACTATCAGTGAGATCAGACTCAAGCCGGATGGGAGCACTGAAGCCTCGTAATATAGATGGTGTTGGCTTCTCAGATATGTCATTGAACACAAATTCCTCCTCCTTCTGCATGGTACAAGCAAAAAATCCTTTATTACATCCTTATTAGAAGTTGCATAAGCATATTTATTTGAGCGAACTTATCATCTGCTATGCAATGAGACTAATATACAATTAGCAGAATATAAGCCAAGACTGATGTCTGAGGTTTCATTTTAGTTCCCTAAACAACAATTGAAACAAGAGAAAAAATTTATATTCTACTTTCTACTTAGTATTAAATAAACTCAAAATTAGGATATTGTATGAAGCCGTTCAAGACCTTTACCAACTATAGCAATCTTACATAAGCTAGTTGTTCTATTGGTAATATCAGCAATTAAGTTAATGAGTGACATTAGATGTAACCTTTGCTGTATTTCTTATTTTCCCAGGGAAAATTATAGAAGCCACACGCCATGTATACAGTTTAATCAAGTGGAATGCACTGGAACAAGTCCGTCAAAATTCCACGCTAACCTTTGTTATGCGGAGAACTGTAGTGTGCACATTTTGACCACTGCTTGTAAAACTCTCCAATTTCCCTTCATGATAAACGGAGGATAGAGGCATGTCCTTGCCACTTGAATCTAGCAGACCCACTGCAACAGGAATAAACATAGGTTCTTTTGCTGATTGGCCGGGGGTTGGAGGCACCTCTTGACTAGGAAAACATCAGATGAAATATGTCAGCCTAAACCAGAAAGGTTTGCAAATCTAAGCGAAAAATCCGTTCTATGTTGTTACCTAAACTTGAGGGAGAAAGTATGGCTTTCAGCATTATAATTAGTTGTAACCTTCACTACAGGTGTCCCAGCTTGTGAGTACCTGCATTTATGTTTCATTCAAAAGCTCAACTTTGAGAGAATCACGAATTTTAGTTCGAATGGCAAGAAGGAGGAATCAGTTACCATAACAAGAAATTAGCAAAATCTGCATTGTTGGCATCTCGCATGGCAGCAAAAAAATCTTCACATGTTACTGCTTGACCATCGTGCCTCTTGAAATATAAATCCATGCCCTGAAAGAGTAAGGATATATCAGATTTTCGAGACTCTCAAGTGCGGAATCAATTGTCtatattacaaaaataggcaAGACATTTTTTTCATACTTTTCTGAATCCTTGGCTCCCTAACAATGTTTTGTACATCCTGACCACTTCAGCGCCCTGATAATGAAAATAGTGAATTAAATCAATTGATGGTGAATCAAAATATTCCCTCACACATGCATAAGCACACATAAGGTCATGGATATGTGGCAaaatagggggggggggggaggaaatGCAGCATAAGGTGGCAAGAGAGGAAGAGAATTACCTTCTCATAAACCTGCAAAATGGAAAATGGAACAAACAATAGTTAATAAATACCCTGGGAGACAAGAGATCAGTACATAAAGTTAGAACATGATTAAATAGAATTACCAGGATCTTACCGTAACTGCATGTTCGTGAATCATCAAAAAGGCCAGACCAGCCATCACAACCAAACATCAGTAACAAAAAATATCAGCAAAATTGGCTCAAAAGAAATTAAACCTCCTCTCaatgtagacaataaattgaaaCTTGCCTGTGTAGAAGTTATCCATCTGTCAACATAAaaaggtggaaaagaagaatgaGCAAACTTTCCAAGCAGGTGGCTTAAAGAAGGTGGGCCCAAGCATTTCCTAAACAAGAACCATCCATATTCAAAGAGATTATTGGTACCTTTATATAAGAATGCGGCCGGACAGGATGAGCCATTGGACCAGAATCCTAGAAAATCAGGATAACAGTTAGCACATGTAACTAGTCATCCACAATACAGTCGCTCATTCTGGAGCATATTGATTTGGCAATCCATGTATAAATATAAGAAGCAGGAATATTATAATGACAAGAACTCGAAAGAACTCTTTGAAACCTGTGGGTACTGATACATTCGAAGCTTTGAAACATCAGCAATCCTTTTCACTGTACGGCTTCCCATATCAGATGAGAACTCCTGCACGAATCATTCAAGAACTTGTAAGTTAAAGCTACCACAAAAATGTTCGTGTATCTATCTTCTCAAAGAATACATCCAACCTGATCACGGAAAACAGTAAGTCCTTCCTTTAAGCTGAGCTGGAACCAGTCACGACAGGTAACTCTGCATTGAGCTCAATAGTTAATATAATATAGACACGAGAATACTATCAAGGTATACAGCAAACAAGTACACTACCTTGTATCCAATTGTAAAAGCAGAGGAGTTGATTTCACTAAAGAATTTAACTTTAAAGTCTTTCTTGAAAGAAACATGAATTTTATTGCTCATCAGAAGCAACAGCAATGAGGAGCTAATTGTTTACAGAGAACAGGAAAAAAGGTATATAACTCCTGAAGTGTGTTGAGGAATTCGAGGAACACGTTCTTGTTATATAACATCATCCATTTTGCACCAAAGGAGCTAGAAGATACGAATAGTAATATAATGGAAAAGGTTAACTAATATATTAAATAGCTTTTTATTCTGTGAGAAGGGGGGATTCGGTAAATGACAAACCTGTTGCCTGTCCAGTTGTGGAAGTACTGCAACAACGATAAGAAATGGTAATTTATTCAGTATTTCAAGAATCTGCATCCAAGATAAAGTTTATGAATTTCAGTAGCTAATGAAAGATATCACACACCTCATGTCCAATCACACCCAATATTGCCGCATAATCAGCATCAG contains:
- the LOC107782212 gene encoding puromycin-sensitive aminopeptidase isoform X2; the encoded protein is MARLVLPCKPSSLSKTCLLGLISNAPFQASCRVASVVRSRNICRYKQYISSEVTHWRRCQIPRFPLQPRRTDRRLICSVATEPLPKEVEETKMAAPKEIFLKDYKQPDYYFDTVDLKFSLGEESTFVASKIAVSPRVEGQSFPLVLNGQDLKLQSIKINGNPLKEEDFHLDSRHLTLKSPPSSKFTLEIVTEIYPQKNTSLEGLYKSSGNFCTQCEAEGFRKITFYQDRPDIMAKYTCRIEADKSLYPVLLSNGNLIEQGDLEGGKHFTVWEDPFKKPCYLFALVAGQLESRDDTFTTRSGRNVSLRIWTPAQDLPKTAHAMYSLKAAMKWDEDVFGLEYDLDLFNIVAVPDFNMGAMENKSLNIFNSKLVLASPETATDADYAAILGVIGHEYFHNWTGNRVTCRDWFQLSLKEGLTVFRDQEFSSDMGSRTVKRIADVSKLRMYQYPQDSGPMAHPVRPHSYIKVPIISLNMDGSCLGNGAEVVRMYKTLLGSQGFRKGMDLYFKRHDGQAVTCEDFFAAMRDANNADFANFLLWYSQAGTPVVKVTTNYNAESHTFSLKFSQEVPPTPGQSAKEPMFIPVAVGLLDSSGKDMPLSSVYHEGKLESFTSSGQNVHTTVLRITKKEEEFVFNDISEKPTPSILRGFSAPIRLESDLTDSDLLFLLAHDSDEFNRWEAGQVLARKLMLSLVADFQQNKALVLNPQFVQGIKSILTDSSLDKEFIAKAITLPGVGEIMDMMTVADPDAVHAVRTFIRKQLASELKEDLLITTKNNRSSGAYEFDHNNMARRALKNIALAYLGSLEGPEITELLLNEYSNATNMTDQFSALVAIDQQPAIREEILADFYNKWQDDFLVVNKWFALQAMSDVPGNVENVKKLLNHTAFDLRNPNKVYSLIGGFCGSPVNFHCKDGSGYKFLGELVVQLDKINPQVASRMVSAFSRWKRYDETRQSLAKEQLEMILSTEGLSENVFEIASKSLAA
- the LOC107782212 gene encoding puromycin-sensitive aminopeptidase isoform X5, whose translation is MARLVLPCKPSSLSKTCLLGLISNAPFQASCRVASVVRSRNICRYKQYISSEVTHWRRCQIPRFPLQPRRTDRRLICSVATEPLPKEVEETKMAAPKEIFLKDYKQPDYYFDTVDLKFSLGEESTFVASKIAVSPRVEGQSFPLVLNGQDLKLQSIKINGNPLKEEDFHLDSRHLTLKSPPSSKFTLEIVTEIYPQKNTSLEGLYKSSGNFCTQCEAEGFRKITFYQDRPDIMAKYTCRIEADKSLYPVLLSNGNLIEQGDLEGGKHFTVWEDPFKKPCYLFALVAGQLESRDDTFTTRSGRNVSLRIWTPAQDLPKTAHAMYSLKAAMKWDEDVFGLEYDLDLFNIVAVPDFNMGAMENKSLNIFNSKLVLASPETATDADYAAILGVIGHEYFHNWTGNRVTCRDWFQLSLKEGLTVFRDQEFSSDMGSRTVKRIADVSKLRMYQYPQVSKSSFEEYFDSPSIDLIHYFHYQGAEVVRMYKTLLGSQGFRKGMDLYFKRHDGQAVTCEDFFAAMRDANNADFANFLLWYSQAGTPVVKVTTNYNAESHTFSLKFSQEVPPTPGQSAKEPMFIPVAVGLLDSSGKDMPLSSVYHEGKLESFTSSGQNVHTTVLRITKKEEEFVFNDISEKPTPSILRGFSAPIRLESDLTDSDLLFLLAHDSDEFNRWEAGQVLARKLMLSLVADFQQNKALVLNPQFVQGIKSILTDSSLDKEFIAKAITLPGVGEIMDMMTVADPDAVHAVRTFIRKQLASELKEDLLITTKNNRSSGAYEFDHNNMARRALKNIALAYLGSLEGPEITELLLNEYSNATNMTDQFSALVAIDQQPAIREEILADFYNKWQDDFLVVNKWFALQAMSDVPGNVENVKKLLNHTAFDLRNPNKVYSLIGGFCGSPVNFHCKDGSGYKFLGELVVQLDKINPQVASRMVSAFSRWKRYDETRQSLAKEQLEMILSTEGLSENVFEIASKSLAA
- the LOC107782212 gene encoding puromycin-sensitive aminopeptidase isoform X1, producing MARLVLPCKPSSLSKTCLLGLISNAPFQASCRVASVVRSRNICRYKQYISSEVTHWRRCQIPRFPLVQPRRTDRRLICSVATEPLPKEVEETKMAAPKEIFLKDYKQPDYYFDTVDLKFSLGEESTFVASKIAVSPRVEGQSFPLVLNGQDLKLQSIKINGNPLKEEDFHLDSRHLTLKSPPSSKFTLEIVTEIYPQKNTSLEGLYKSSGNFCTQCEAEGFRKITFYQDRPDIMAKYTCRIEADKSLYPVLLSNGNLIEQGDLEGGKHFTVWEDPFKKPCYLFALVAGQLESRDDTFTTRSGRNVSLRIWTPAQDLPKTAHAMYSLKAAMKWDEDVFGLEYDLDLFNIVAVPDFNMGAMENKSLNIFNSKLVLASPETATDADYAAILGVIGHEYFHNWTGNRVTCRDWFQLSLKEGLTVFRDQEFSSDMGSRTVKRIADVSKLRMYQYPQDSGPMAHPVRPHSYIKVPIISLNMDGSCLGNGAEVVRMYKTLLGSQGFRKGMDLYFKRHDGQAVTCEDFFAAMRDANNADFANFLLWYSQAGTPVVKVTTNYNAESHTFSLKFSQEVPPTPGQSAKEPMFIPVAVGLLDSSGKDMPLSSVYHEGKLESFTSSGQNVHTTVLRITKKEEEFVFNDISEKPTPSILRGFSAPIRLESDLTDSDLLFLLAHDSDEFNRWEAGQVLARKLMLSLVADFQQNKALVLNPQFVQGIKSILTDSSLDKEFIAKAITLPGVGEIMDMMTVADPDAVHAVRTFIRKQLASELKEDLLITTKNNRSSGAYEFDHNNMARRALKNIALAYLGSLEGPEITELLLNEYSNATNMTDQFSALVAIDQQPAIREEILADFYNKWQDDFLVVNKWFALQAMSDVPGNVENVKKLLNHTAFDLRNPNKVYSLIGGFCGSPVNFHCKDGSGYKFLGELVVQLDKINPQVASRMVSAFSRWKRYDETRQSLAKEQLEMILSTEGLSENVFEIASKSLAA